The Parvibaculum sp. DNA segment TTGTTTCTCCCTGTCCGGATGACGTTGCCGCCGAGACTAGCCTAAAAGCTCAGCCGCAAACAGCCGCCCCGCCCTCGCCGAACCACGGGTGGCGGACATAGTCGCCGGGCGCTATGCCACGCGCCGCCGCAACCCCGCCGCCGATTTCCAGCACCCCGTTGACCGGCACGCCGGAGGCATGAATGTCGAGCGACAGCGGCTCGGTCATCGCCGCGATGGAAGCGATCCGCCCGTCGGCCTCGATGAAGATCATGTCGAGCGGAATAAGCGTGTTCTTCATCCAGAAATGGGCGATCCGGCATTGGGAATAGAAAAAGAGCATGCCCGCGTCCTCGTCGAGGCTCTCGCGGAACATCAACCCCCGCCGGATTTCCTCGTCGCTCCGCGCCAGCTCGACGGTGAAACGATGCGTCGTGCCTGCCGCCGTCTCGACATTGAGCGTCGTCTCCGCGCCGGCCAGCGGCGCACAGGCCCAAAGGGCGAGCCCCGCAATCAGAACGGCGGCAAGCGACGCGGCACGCATCAGTCGAGACGCTTCATGCCCGAAGCATACCGCTTCCAGTTCTGGACATAGTGGTCGGAGGACAGCCGCAATGCCTCGGCCGTTTCCTTGTCGAGCGTGCGGATGATCTTGCCCGGCGCGCCGAGCACCATCGAATAGTCGGGAATGTCCTTGCCTTCCGCGATCAGCGTATTGGCCCCGATGAGGCAACCTTTCCCGATGCGCGTATTGTTGAGGATGATGCTGCCGATGCCGACGAGGCTGCCCGCACCGATGGTGCAACCATGCAGCATCACCATATGGCCGATGGTGACGTCGCGCTCGATGGTCAGCGGCGAACCGGGATCGGTGTGCAGCACCGAACCGTCCTGCACGTTGGAGTTCTCGCCGATGGTGATGAGCTCGTTGTCGCCGCGCAACACCGCGCCGAACCAGACGCTGGCGTTCTTCTCCAGCTTCACATTGCCCATCACCTGCGCATTTGGCGCAATCCAGTATTCGCCCTCCGGCGGCAGGATCGGCTTCGCATCGCCGATGGCGTAAATGGCCATGAACACGTCTCCCCGTTTCTCTGTATTTCTCGCGACGCGGACTATGCCATGCCTCGAAGACGGAGACGAGGCTTGCGGAGTGCCCGGAAAATAGGGTGTCATTCGCGCGTCAAGGGCGGCGCCTAACGTCCGCTCGGCAACCGGGAGGAGAGAACGGCATGACGCGACGGAAAACATCGGAGACCGGCAGCATCGGCGAGGCGATGGAAGCGGCCGACGACAGGCCCGTGGCCCGCGCCATGGCGCCGACGCTCGGCGAACTCTGGAGCCGCCGCCTCGCCCGCCGCGACGTGCTGAAAGGCATCGGCAAGGCAGCGCTGCTTGCGTCCGCAAGCGCCCTGCCGCTGGCCGCCTGCGGCGACACGTCCGGCTTTGCGCCCGACGATATTTTCGGCTTCGCGGAAGTGCCGCATGGCGTCGACGAAACCCATCACGTGGGGGCCGGTCACAGCGCCGACATCCTGATCCGCTGGGGCGACCCGGTTTTGCCGGGCGCACCGGAATTCGACCCGCTGAACCAGAGCGCCGAACGCCAATTGCAGCAGTTCGGATATAACAACGACTATGTCGGTTTCGTCCCGCTGCCATATGGCTCGCGGTCGAGCGACCGCGGCCTGCTTTGTATTCATCACGAATACACCAATGACGATCTGATGCATCCGGGCCTCGTTCCGGCGCCGGGACAGAACCCGCTTGAGCTTTTCACCCGCGAGATCGCCGAAATCTCGATGGCCGCGCATGGCGGCAGCATCGTCGAGGTCGCACGCGGCAAGGACCGCAAGTGGAACGTCGTGCGCGACAGCGCCTACAACCGCCGCATCACGCCGCTTGCAACCCCGATGCGGATTTCCGGTCCGGCAGCCGGCCATCCGCGCCTGCAAACCTCCGAGGACCCCGAAGGCCGCACGGTCATGGGCACGCTCAACAATTGCGCCGGCGGCATCACACCCTGGGGCACTTGGCTGATGTCGGAAGAAAACATCAACTTCTATTTCATGGGCACACCGAACGACGAAATCGAGGCGACGAACCACGCGCGCATCGGCATTCCCGCCCCCTTCTCCTATCCCTGGGGCCGCTGGCACAAGCGTTTCGACGTCGCCGCCGAACCGCGCGAACCCAACCGCTACGGCTGGATCGTCGAGGTCGATCCGCTCGATCCGGCATCGACGCCGGTAAAGCGCACGGCGCTCGGCCGCTTCAAACATGAGGGCTGCGAGAACGCACTGACGAAGGACGGCCGCCTTGCGATCTATTCCGGCGACGATCAGCAATTCGAATACATGTACAAGTTCGTCAGCCGCGACAAGGTGAATACAAAAGACCGCACCGCCAACGCGGCGCTGCTCGATGAGGGCGTGCTCTATGTCGCCCGCTTCGACGCAGACGGCAGCGGAAGCTGGCTGCCCCTGATCCACGGACAAAACGGCCTCGACGAAACGAACGGATTCGCGGACCAGGCCGATGTTCTGATCGAAGCGCGTCGCGCCGGGGACATTCTCGGCGCCACACCGCTCGACCGCCCGGAAGATGTCGAACCGCATCCCGTCACCGGCAAGGTCTATGCCGCACTGACCAACGCAAAGGAACGCACCGCCGACAAGGTCGATGCCGTCAACCCGCGCGCCGGCAATCTCTGGGGCCAGATTGTCGAGATGACGCCCGGCGGCGGCGACCACGCATCGGAAAATTTCACATGGACGCTGCTGGTCAAATGCGGCGATCCCTCCGACCCCGCAATCGGCGCGGCGTGGAACGAGGAAACATCGGCCGACGGCTGGTTCGCCTGTCCCGACAATGTCGCCATCGATGCCAAGGGCCGGCTCTGGGTCGCAACCGATCAGGGCTCGGGCTGGCACGCGGCGTCGGGCACCGCGGACGGCCTTTATGCACTGGCGACCGGCGGCGACAAGCGCGGCGTCGCCCGCCAGTTGTTCCGTGCACCGATTGGCGCCGAGGTCTGCGGTCCCATATTCACGCCCGATGCCTCGGCCCTCTTTCTTGCCGTTCAGCATCCGGCCGCCGACGGCACGGTGAACTTCGCGGGCTTCAATCGCCGCTCGACCTATGCCGATCCGGCCACGCGCTGGCCCGATTTCGACGCCAACATGCCGGTGCGGCCGTCGCTTCTGGTCATCACCGCCGGGAAAGGCAGCCCCGTCGGCGGCTGAAACGGACCCTCGCCGGGTTGCGTCTGCGGCCCCGATGCCCCAAGCTTGGCTCGCGGCATTGTCGGCGGTCGCGCGGGCACGCGAACGGCGATGGCAGTTGAGGGCGTAACGGCATGAGATTCCTGTTCAATCTGGCGCTCTTCCTGCTCCTCTTGCCGGTACTTTTCATGCTGGCCTATCAGCACGGCTACCTCGACGACTACGTGCCGGAAGACGCCATCGACCCAGAGCCCTTCATCCAGGCCGAACTCGCCGACGTCACCGACGGGCCGGATCTCAGTCGCCGCATCGACAAGGCGGTTGACGAAAAGCTCTACGACGACGCTGTCATGTATGCCGAGATCGCCGACTACATGCAGGTCGAACTCGACGCATCGACGCGCGCCCGCCTTGCCGACGAGGACGCCCCCGCCCGCCGCGCCGCGCGCGGCGCCGGCAGCTTTCTCGAGGGCTTCGTCACCGGCCACGGCAGCGACACGGCGGGCTTCATGGGCGCCATCGCCTCCGATCTCACAGTGGTCGGCGATGTGCGCGACATCGGCACGGAAGGCTCGAAGCTCGCACGCGGCGAGGATTATTCGCGCCTGATCCTCGGCCTGTCGGTCGTCGGCCTCGCCGCCACGACCGCGACGGTGGCGACGGGCGGCGGCGGATTGCCGGTCAAGGTTGGCGTCTCATTGCTGAAAGTCGCCGAAAAGGCCGGCACCATCACGGCGCGTTTCGCCCGCGACGTGTCGAACGTACTCCAGGAAGCGGTCAATTTCGAAAAGCTGCGCGGCCTCTTGCGCACCACCGACCTCGCCGACACGGCGGCGACACGGCGCGCGATCCTCGACTATGCGGACGGCGTGTCGTTGGCGCGCGTAACGCCGATCATGACCGACATGGCCGCGCTCGAACGCGCCGTCGGTCCGGCGGAAGCGGTGCGGCTGATGCGTCATGTCGACAGCACCGGCGATCTCGCCCGC contains these protein-coding regions:
- a CDS encoding DUF192 domain-containing protein; translation: MRAASLAAVLIAGLALWACAPLAGAETTLNVETAAGTTHRFTVELARSDEEIRRGLMFRESLDEDAGMLFFYSQCRIAHFWMKNTLIPLDMIFIEADGRIASIAAMTEPLSLDIHASGVPVNGVLEIGGGVAAARGIAPGDYVRHPWFGEGGAAVCG
- a CDS encoding gamma carbonic anhydrase family protein is translated as MAIYAIGDAKPILPPEGEYWIAPNAQVMGNVKLEKNASVWFGAVLRGDNELITIGENSNVQDGSVLHTDPGSPLTIERDVTIGHMVMLHGCTIGAGSLVGIGSIILNNTRIGKGCLIGANTLIAEGKDIPDYSMVLGAPGKIIRTLDKETAEALRLSSDHYVQNWKRYASGMKRLD
- a CDS encoding PhoX family phosphatase, with amino-acid sequence MTRRKTSETGSIGEAMEAADDRPVARAMAPTLGELWSRRLARRDVLKGIGKAALLASASALPLAACGDTSGFAPDDIFGFAEVPHGVDETHHVGAGHSADILIRWGDPVLPGAPEFDPLNQSAERQLQQFGYNNDYVGFVPLPYGSRSSDRGLLCIHHEYTNDDLMHPGLVPAPGQNPLELFTREIAEISMAAHGGSIVEVARGKDRKWNVVRDSAYNRRITPLATPMRISGPAAGHPRLQTSEDPEGRTVMGTLNNCAGGITPWGTWLMSEENINFYFMGTPNDEIEATNHARIGIPAPFSYPWGRWHKRFDVAAEPREPNRYGWIVEVDPLDPASTPVKRTALGRFKHEGCENALTKDGRLAIYSGDDQQFEYMYKFVSRDKVNTKDRTANAALLDEGVLYVARFDADGSGSWLPLIHGQNGLDETNGFADQADVLIEARRAGDILGATPLDRPEDVEPHPVTGKVYAALTNAKERTADKVDAVNPRAGNLWGQIVEMTPGGGDHASENFTWTLLVKCGDPSDPAIGAAWNEETSADGWFACPDNVAIDAKGRLWVATDQGSGWHAASGTADGLYALATGGDKRGVARQLFRAPIGAEVCGPIFTPDASALFLAVQHPAADGTVNFAGFNRRSTYADPATRWPDFDANMPVRPSLLVITAGKGSPVGG